GCCAGGAGCCGGGGGGCGACCGCGTGGCTCCGCCCGCCGAGTCGGTCGGGCCCGGGGGCGGAGCCACGCCCGGCGCAGCACATGCGGAAGTCGGTGACCGCTACACGGTCGACGAGCCGGAGGGCGCGGCGTCGATGACGGACGAACCGGCCGGGGCCGAGGCGGCGGCGGGTGCCGCTGCTGCGACGCGTGCCTCGACGCCGCGGGTCGACGGTGGCGACTCCGACGATGACCCCGTCGAGGCCGAGGGCGACCACCCACTTCGCTGAGGTGACCGTCCGATGTGCGTTCGACACCTCCGGCGGCGCAGAGGTGTCGAACGCACATCACGTCGTGCCTCTGGCACCCCCGGGACGTGAGGGGTGGTGAACGCGGTCTCTCTTTCTGAACACGACGCCGACGCAGTGGCCCCCGACGCCGTCGCGCCACCGCGTGGAGCGGGTCAGCGGCTGACGAGGACGCCCCGGGCCTCGCGCACGGTGACGTCGGTCGCCGGTCCGGGAACGGTGACCGTCGCCGGGATGGGGTTCCACTCCGTGCCGTCAAGACTAAAGTCGGCGCCGAAGGTCGTGTTGACGCGCACGGGGAACGAACCCGGCTCGCGGTAGACGTGGGTGATGTCGCCGTCGGGATACACGCCCCCGGTCGACGTCGTCGGCCCGATTGAGCTGCCGTCGCCGAACGTGTAGGTGAACCCGACGAGCCTGGGGCGGATGCTGACCCGGATGCCGAGGAGCGTGCTCGTGTCGACCTCGCCGGGGGCGAAGCCGTCAGCCGTCCAGTCGACCTTGTAGAACGTCGTGAGGTTGACGAGGGTGGTGTTGCCGGCCGGCTGGCTCGAGACCTGCGGCTTGGACCACGGAGTCCGTTTGAAGGCCTGGACGATGTCGGCCATCGACAGCGTCGGGCGTGCCCCCGGGGCGACGTCAGCAGCGCACGTTGCTCCTTCTGTCACCCACGGCTCGGTCACCTCTCCCGCGACGAGGGTCTGGCGCCAGATCCGCAGGTAGGGCCCGACCATGTCGGGAGGGCAGTCCTTGAGGGCATGCGCGCAGGACGCGTCCTCGCTGATCGTCCCGGGCAGCGACTGGGGGCAGTCGTAGAGGGAGAGGTACTGGTAGACCGGTGCGTTCTCGGGCCGGTCGGGCAGCAAGGCGCCACCGTCGTCACCGGGAAATTTGGGCAATGCAAGCACTTGAGCTCGAGTGAGTCCTGCATAGGCGCCGCCCGTATCTGTTCCGCACTCTCCATTGAAGTAATCCCCGTTGCACTCGTCCGCCACGGCCACCGTGAGGCCAGCCGCCGACAGACACAGGGCGAGACTGGCGACGCCAAGCAGGCGAGCCAAGCTCCTCACTTCTTTGCCGTCTGGAGACGTTGCACTTCCCAGTGCTCGCGAAATGCCAAGCTGATGATGAATGCGCCCTCAGCGTCGGAAGTGGTGTCGACAACGCGATCTTGAGAGTCCAGAATCTTGACCCCCCGTTGCGTCAAGAAAACGTTGACGATGGCGCTATTGGTTGAGAATTTCGACGCGGTCGCCGATGCGATCTTGAGCGAGGCACTCGAATGCCGCCATCGATTGCGCTCAAATTTCTGTGCCGTCTGAAAGTAGGTCTCACAGTTCGCGCACGAGGTCGAGAAGAGCCCGGTGAGCTCTTCAGGAGCGGCGGTAGTGAAGGCCCGGTTCAACTGTTCAACGTAGAACGAAGCGAAAGCTTCGGCGCCCTGCATAGTTTTGGGGCGTGCGGCCTTGGGGATCCTCGCGATCACCGGGTCGACGGTCGCCGCCGAACTCGTCGTCGGAGCGGCTGTGGTCGTCGTTATCGACGTGCTCGTCGTGGGCGGCGGCGCCGTGCTCGAGCTCGACGGTTGCTGGCTGCTCGTGGCCGCCTCGGGAGGTGAGCCGGAGCAGGCCGAGAGGGCGACCGCGGCCGTGGCCGCGACGGCGCACGCCATCGTCATTCGTCGTGAAACGGACATCACTTTCCCCTGATCGTGAACCTGCACGGACGGCGGCCGCAGGGCCACCGCACGAAGTGCTGCCGGAAGGGTGCCACGATCCTGCCGCAGGCGCACCCCCCTGCGCTCCCGTCATCCACAGGTCCACGCCGTCGGCCCGCAGAGCCTCGGCTCCCAACAAGCAGGGCAGCGCGTCGCCAGACCGCCCACCACGGGCACGGTGCGAGGGAGACGGTGGGCCACCTCCCGGCATCCGACGTCGATCACGCCAGCACGAGGCTCACTCGTCGGTGAACGCGCAGAACTCGTTGCCCCAGGGGTCGCTCATCACCGTCCACTGGATGTCGTCGCCGCGTCCGCGCAGCACACGCGCCCCGGCGGCGACGAGCCCCTCGACGGCGTCGCACGTGACGTCGACGTGCACGCGGTTCTTGCCCTGCTTCGCCTCGGGGACCGCCTGGTAGACGAACGACTCGAAGGGCGCACCAGGCACGGGCTCGGCCCAGCTGAAGCCGCGTCCGCTGCGCTGCACCTCCGACCCCAGCAGCCCGCCCCACCACCGCGCGACCTCGTCGGCGGCGTCGTCGTCACCGGTGACGTCCCACACGAGCTCGTAGAGACGCCGCGTCACCGGCTGGTCGCGCGTGAAGACGCAGAAGAGCTGGCCGTCGGGGTCGCGCATCACCGTCCACGGGAGCGAGTCGTCGAGCAGCACGGCTCCCGACGCGACGAAGGGCTCGACCGACTCGGCGTTGACGTCGAGGTGCAGCCGGTTCTTGACCGACGGCGCCTCGGGCACCCGGTTGACCCAGACCGCGGTGTCCCCGTCTGGCGAGCGCAGGCACGCGTCGCCGTCGTCGTGCGGGTGCGCCTCCAGCCCCAGCCTCGGCGCCCAGAAGGCCGCGAGGGCGTGGGCGTCGAGGGAGTCGACACAGAGGTCCTTGTACCGGGCGATGGCCATGCCCGACAGTACCCACCGCGCGTCGGCGGCGGCAGCGCCCGGCCGCGTCACCGGCCCGGCACTGTCGGCGGCCGCGGGCATACTCGCCGCCATGCAGCGCATCGACGGTCGGCTCGTGCTGAGCCCCACCGACCTCACCAAGCACGTGGCGTGCCCGCACGTCACGACGCTCGACCTCGAGGCGCTCCAGGGCGGTCAGCGTCCGTCCACCGGTCCCGACGACGCCCTCAACCTCGTCTTCGCCAAGGGCCTCGAGCACGAGTACGCCTACCTCGCTCAGCTGCGTGCGCAGGGTCTCGTCGTCGAGGACATCGCCGACCTCGACCTGTCGGGCGAGGCTGCCGAGGCGGCGACCGTCGACGCCATGCGGCGAGGTGTCGACGTCGTCTACCAGGCGACCTTCTTCGACGGCCACTGGGTGGGACTGGCCGACTTCCTGCTCAAGGTCGAGCTGCCGCCGGGGGAGTCGAGCGTGTTCGGCGGCTGGCGCTACGACATCGCCGACACGAAGCTCGCCCGCCGCCTCAAGGTGCCCGCCCTGCTGCAGATGGCGACGTACGCAGCGCGGCTCGAGACCCTCCAGGGGATGCCGCCTCGCTGGCTCACCGTCGTCACCGGCGACCGCGAGCGTCACGCGTGGCGCCTCGTCGACGTCGCGCCGTACGCGCGGCGCCGACGGGCCGACCTCGAGGATGCCGTCACCCACCCCCGAGCGACCGAGTCGGCCCGCGTCGAGCACTGCGGCCAATGTCGCTGGAAGGAGCGCTGCGCCCAGGAGTGGGTCGACCGCGACGACCTCATCCAGGTCGCCGGCATGCGGGCCGACCACCGCGCGGCGCTCGTCGACGTCGGCATCCCGACCCTGCGCGCCCTCGCCGAGGCCCCCGACGAACAGGTCGCCCGGGCCCTGTCGACGACGAGCCGACGTCGGCTGCACCTGCAGGCGCGCCTGCAGCTGGCCGAGCGCGAGACGGGTCAGGCGCAGTACGAGCTGCTCCCGCCCGAGCCGCGCCGCGGCCTGCAACTGCTGCCCGAGCCGGATGCCGGTGACGTCTACCTCGACTTCGAGGGGGACCCGTGGGCCGACGGCGGAGCAGGCCGGGAGTACCTCGCCGGCGTGTGGACTCGGGAGGGGGAGTTCACGGCGTTCTGGGCGCACGACTTCGCGCAGGAGGGCCGGCTGACCGCCGACCTCGTCGACTGGCTGACCGACCGCTGGACGCAGCACCCGGCCATGCACGTCTACCACTACGCGCCCTACGAGACGACGGCGCTCAAGCGCCTCGTCGGGCAGCACGCCACGCGCGAGGCCGAGCTCGACCAGCTGCTGCGGCACGAGGTGTTCGTCGACCTCTACGCCGTCGTGCGTCAGGGCGTGCGCATCAGCAAGGGGTCGTACTCGATCAAGAAGCTCGAGGAGTTCTACTGGGGGACAACGCGGTCCGCTGTAGAGGGGGCCGCCGTGACCGACGGGCTGTCGTCCGTCGTCGAGTACGAGCGGTGGCTCGCCGCCCGGGCCGACGACGCGTCCGGCGACCCGTCGACGGCGGCCGACGAGGACGGGATCCTCGAGGCGATCCGTCTGTACAACCGTGAGGACGTGCGTTCCACCCACGCCCTGCACGAGTGGCTCGAGCAGCGGCGCGACGAGCTGGAGCGCGACGGCCAGGTGCTGTCGCGACCCGGCACCGCGCCGGTGAAGGAGATCGGCGACAACGAGCTCGCCGAGATCGACCTCGCCGAGCGACTCGTCGACGCCGACGGCCCCACCGCGCGGCTGCTGGCCGGGCTCGTCGGCTGGCACCGGCGCGAGAAGCGCCCCGAGTGGTGGGACTACTTCCGCTACAAGGACCTCGAGACCGCCGAGCTGGTCGAGGACGCCACCGCCATCGGCGGGCTGGGCGAGCCGGAGGAGGTCGGGCTGGTGCGCCGCTCACGGGTGTGGCGCTACCCCTTCCCGCCGCAGGACTGCAGGGTCTCCATCGGCGGCTACGTCCCCGACGTCGACACGCACGCCAACGTCGGCAAGGTCGTGGCCCTCGACCCCCTCGAGGGGTGGATCGACCTGTCGATGGCCAAGGCGCTCGACCCGCCGCGACCGCGCGGCATCGGCGGCCCCGGTCCGGTGATGGACCAGGTGCTGCGCGAGAGCATCGCCCGCACCGCCGAGCTGGCCCTCGCCGGTGGGTCCAATCTCGCGACCCGTCTGCTCGACCGCGTCGTGCCCGCCGCCGAGTCACTCCGGGTCCGCGACGGGGAGACCCCGGCCGACGTGGTCGTCCGCGTGGGGCGCGTCCTCGACGGCGAGGTGCTCGCGGTGCAGGGTCCGCCCGGGGCCGGCAAGACCTGGGCCGGGTCGGCTCTCATCCGGGCGCTGCTCGACGCCGGGCTCACGGTCGGTGTCACCGCGCAGTCGCACGCCGTCGTGCTCAACCTGCTCGGCGAGGTGGGCCGCCCGGCACTGCACAAGGACGGCAGCCGGGGCGAGAACGCCGACACCGCAACGGGTTCCGGCGGCGCCTCAGGTGTCGAGGGTGACGATGACACCACCCGCGAGGCGCCGCTCATCGACCACACGACCGACAACGCGGAGGTCGTCGACGCCCTCGCGAGCGGTCGCGTCGGCCTCGTCGGCGGTACGGCGTGGCTGTGGTCGCGCGAGGAGATGACGGATGCCGTCGACGTCCTCGTCGTCGACGAGGCCGGGCAGTTCTCGCTCGCCAACGCCGTCGCGGTGGCGCCGGCCGCCCGGTCCCTCGTCCTGCTCGGCGACCCCCAGCAGCTGACCCAGCCGACGAAGGCGGTCCACCCGTACGGCTCCGGGGTCTCGGCCCTCGACCACCTGCGCACGACGGGGGAGGGCCCGACGGAGGAGGTGCACGACGTCGTCCCGTCCGACCGCGGCGTGTTCCTCGACGTCACCCACCGCATGCACCCCGACCTCACCGCCTTCGTGTCCGAGCTCGCCTACGAGGGTCGCCTCCACGCCGCACCCGGTCGCGACCGGCAGCGCGTCGACGCCCCCGGCCCGGTGACCGGCCACGGCCTGCGGTGGGTGCCGGTCACCTCACCGGTCGAGCGCGGGCAGGACAACCCGGAGGAGGCGGAGGTGGTGGCGGCTCTCGTCGACGGGCTGCTCGACGGCACGTGGACCGACGCGGACGGTGACGTCAGTCCGCTGCGCCTCGACGACGTGCTCGTCGTGACCCCCTACAACGCGCAGGTGGCCGCCCTCGTCGCAGCCCTTCCTCCCGGCGCGCGGGTCGGCACCGTCGACAAGTTCCAGGGTCAGCAGGCCGCGGTCGTGGTCTACTCGATGGCCAGCTCGTCGGCGGCTGCCTCGCCCCGCGGGGTGCCGTTCCTCTTCGACCTGCACCGGCTCAACGTCGCCGTGTCGCGGGCCCGGGCGCTCGCCGTCGTCGTCGCCGACCCGGGGCTGCTCGACGCGGGCGTGCACACGCCCGACGAGCTGCGCGCCGTCAACGCGCTGTGCCGGCTCGTCGACGTCGCGACGGAGGTGCGGGTCGACGTCCCCGCCGCCGGCGACGGCGACGCGCGTCACTCGCCGTGGGCGGCGACCTCCCACAGCCGTCCCTCGGCCCGGACGTCCGGCACCGCCGAGCGGATCGAGGTCTGGGCCAGCTCGGGCGCCACCCCGAGGTCGACCGCGTAGCGCAGCGCCACGGCCGGCGCCCGGCTGCTGCCGGTGTGGCAGTGCAGCAGCACCCGCTTGCCCTCCGCCCGGAACTGCCGCAGCGCCGACGACGCGTCGTCGAGCACGAAGTCGAGGTGCGGGTTGGCGTCGGCGTCACCCGCGTCGCCGTTGAACCAGAACTCGATGTGGTCCCGCGGCGACATCCCCTCGGCCGGCACGTCGTCGAGCCCGAGCGGGCAGAGCGAGACGACCGCCTGCACACCGAGCTCGCGAGCGCGGCGCAGGTCGCTGATGCTGCCGAGCAGGATGTCGGGGTCGATGGGGTGCGGCAGGGCGAGGGACGGCACGTCCGGGTCGACCATCGTCGCGACCGACGGCCACTCGCCCGGACGACGGCCGCCGCGCACAGTCGAGACCGCGATCTCGACGAGGTCGTGGGCGCGGTACCCGGGCCAGCCGTGCACCATGCGCCGCCACTGCGTCGGGATCGCCGAAGCGCCGTACCGGGCGCCGAGCAGTGAACCCGCCACGGCCGCGACGGTGTCGGTGTCGTGGCCGGCCCGCACCGCTGCCTGCAGCCCGCGCTGCACGTGCATCGCCGAGCCGTCGCCACGGTCGGTCGTCGTGATCGCGGCCCAGGCCGCCTGCAGCGCCGTCACCGTGAAGCCGTTGTTCTGGAACTGACCCGGGTCCGCGCCGGTCGCCTCCTCGAGCCAGTCGGCCCAGCGCGCGCGGTTGCCGTCCGCGACGAGGTCGAGCCCGGCCGCGAGGTCGAGCGTCCCCTCGGTGACGGCCACGCGGATGGCCTCCGACCACAGCACCGACGAGTCGGACGCGAGATCGTCAGCGTGGGTGAGCCGGGCCACCGCCCGGGCCGCCGCGGCGGTCTTCTCGCGGTCGTCGAGGGCGAAGAGGCCCACGACCGAGGTGCGCATGAGCGCCCCGTTGCCGGCCGTGTGGCCCGTCCGCGCGTGCAGGGCCTCGGCGGACGCGGTGAGCTGCTCGTGCGGGCGGCCCGGCAGCGAGGCGGCGTCGAGCAGCACGGTGCGGGTCTGCAGACCCACGTCGGTGGCACCCCCGGCCAGCCAGGCGACGAAGGCCTCCGCCACGGCATCCAGCCCGTCGGGCCCGGTGAGGTCGAGGCCTGCGGCGGCAGCCGTCGCGACGCACAGCGTCATCTGCGTGTCGTCGCTCCACTCGCCCGGGTCGTAGGGCCCGAGCCCGCCGCCCTTCATGACGGCCTCCCCGACCGGGGGAGCGGCCATCTCGTACGGGACGCCGAGGGCGTCGCCGCAGGCCTCCCCGAGCAGGCATCCCGCTGCACGGTCGACGACGAGCGGGCTGACCGGCACGTGACCTCCTTCGCGCGCCGGCCTCGTACCGGCGTCGTCGCACGACGTGCCACGCGGCGCGTCGAGGCGCAATCTACGGGGTCGGCGGGCGCCGGGGCGCACCAGCGGCACGACGTAGGATGCCGCCGTGCTCCAACCCCTGACCGTCGGGCTGCTCGTCGCCTGCGCCGCGCTCGCCCTGGCGTCGGCCCACCACCTCGTGCGGCGCCTGCTCATCGACAACCTGCTCATCATCATCGCCCTCGTCGTCGAGCTCGGCCTGCTCGTCCAGCTCGTCCTCGGGCTCGGCCGCTCGGGCGCCATCGCCGACGGCGGCGAGCGGGCGACGTTCATCGCCTACCTCTTCACGGTCCTCGTCGTGCCGCCCGCGGCCGTCTTCATCGCCATCAAGGAACGCGGCCGCTGGGCCATGGGCATCATGGTCTCGGGCGCCCTGGTCGTCATGATCCTCGTCGGCCGCCTGCAGCAGGTGTGGAGCCTCAATGTCTGAGCCGGATGCCGGGCCGCACACCGGGCGTGGACCCGGCCGCCTGCTCGTCGCCGTCTACGGCCTGCTCGCCCTCGCGGCCACCGGCCGGTCGATCCTGCAGATCAGCGAGTACTTCGACCGGGCCCCCGTCTCGTACGTCATGTCGGCCCTCGCGGCCGTGATCTACGTCGTCGCGACCGTCGGCCTTGCCCGCGGAGACCGCTCGTCGGTGCGCCTGGCCACCGTCGCGCTCACCGTCGAGCTCGCCGGCGTGCTCGTCGTGGGCGCCCTCTCGTACGCGCTGCCCTCGGCGTTCCCCGACAAGACCGTCTGGTCGCACTTCGGCGCCGGCTACGGCTACGTGCCGCTGCTGCTGCCGGTTCTCGGGCTGTGGTGGATCCGGCACACGCGCCGACGCGCGGCGCTCACCTCCTGACGACCGCGCTCGCCCCCGCCTCCCGACGACCGTGGCCCCGCACGCCGTCGGGTGCGGGTCCGCCCCGCCGATAGGGTGACGGCCATGACCGCCCTGACCTCCCGGACCGGCCCCCTCACCGTGCGGCCCATCACCGCCGACGAGGAGCTCGCGACGCTGCTCGAGGTCGGCGGCAGCTTCCTGCAGACGCCGAGCTGGGCCGCCTCCAAGCCCGACTGGCGGCGGCAGTACCTCGGCTGGTTCGACGCCGAGGGCACCCGCGTCGGTGCGGGCCTCGTGCTCGCCCGCCCCGTGCCGCGTACCCGCCGCTCCTTCGCGTACCTGCCGGAGGGGCCGGGCCTGCCGTGGGACGAGGTGGCGAAGGACCCGGCCGCCTGGTTCGACCCGCTGACCGACTGGGCCCGCGGCGCGGGCGCCTTCGCCCTGCGCGTCGGCTGCCCGGTCACGTCGCGGACGTGGGCGCCCGACGTCGTCAAGAAGCAGATTGGCGAGGGCGGGCTGCTGTCGTTCACGAGCCTGCCGCCGGCGTTCGACAACCCGTCGGCCCGGGCGCTCGAGACCTACCTCGACGGCGCCGGCTGGACGCCGATCGGCTGGGGCACGAGCAATGCCGTCGGCCAGCCCCGCTTCCTGTGCATCGTCGACCTCGAGGGCCGCGACGCGCCCACGGTGCTGCGCTCGATGAACCAGCAGTGGCGGCGCAACATCAAGAAGGCGGAGAAGGCCGGGGTCGAGGTGGTCGTCCGAGGCCTCGAGGGCCTCGACGCCTTCTACGAGCAGTACACCGAGTCGGCCCACCGCGACGGCTTCTTCCCCCGGCCGAAGTTCTACTTCGAGCGGATCATGAAGGCGTTCGCCGCTGACCCCCGCGTCGACGCGTCCTTCTACGAGGCCAACGTCGCCGGTGACGTGCTCGCGTCCGCGCTCATGATCCGTGTGGGCCCGACGTTCTCCTACCTCTACGGTGGCTCGACGAGCCGCAACCGCGACGCGCGCGCCTCGAACGCTCTGCAGTGGAAGGCGATCCGTGACGCCATCGACCTCGGCTGCACGGCCTACGACTTCCGCGGCTTCAACACCTCGCTCGGCGCCACCTCGCCGCTGACCGGCCTGCTGCTCTTCAAGCTCGGGGCCGGCGCCGACGTCGTCGAGAAGGTCGGCGAACGTGAGCTCGTCGTGAATCGCTTCTGGCACAAGGCGTTCGAGGCCGCGATGCAGGGCCGCACCCTGCTGACGACGTGGCGCAAGCGCGGTCAGCCGCAGTCCACCGAGGCCGAGGTCTGAGCCTCAGGTGCGCCGCACGTCGTAGTACGGGCTGAGGTAGCAGGTGACGTAGCCCTGCCCCTGCTGCGACATGACGACCACCCCGTCGACGAGCACCCGACAGGTGACGTCTCCGCGGGAGCCCGCGCTGTCGTAGGGCACGCGCACCCGCAGGCTGTAGTAGTCGCTGCTCGTCGCCCGGCCCGGCACGGGCACCTCGATGGCCAGCGGCCTGGTCTGCGCCGGGTACTCGAAGCGCTGGCGCGCCGCGTCGCTGAGCGACACCTCGATGGGCTGGCCCCCGGCCGCCCGCGCCTCGAAGCGGATCACCTTGGCGCCCGGGGTGATCGCCGTCACCGGCACACTCGGCGCGGGCAGCAGCGTCGGTCGCCCGGAGAGCGCACCACCGACGCTCGGGCGCGCCCGCGTCGTCGCGGACGCCCCGCGTCGGCCCGGTGACGTGGGCACGACCGGACGCGCCGTCACGGTCAGGCGGTCGGATGCCGTCGGGGCGGGGGTCGCGCTCGGCGCTCGCGTCGTCGACGGGGTGGCCTGGGGGTCGACCGGGGCGGGTAGAGCCGGCCGCGCCACCGGGTCGTCGATGGCTTCCGTGGCCGGCCGGGCGAGGCTGACGACGAGCCAGACGAGCAGCGGCACGACGACCAGGGCGGCCGCCAGGGCCAGCTGCCAGGGGCGGACCGTCACCCCGGGGGTGGCACCGGGCGGCGTGACGAAGCCCCCGGCATCCGCGCTGGTGGCCGACCTGCCCGTGGTCGCCGACGCGACCGGGCTCGGGACCGACGGCGTCGAGCGCTCGGGCACCCACGTCGGGGAGGGCGGGCCGACCGGCGGACCACCCGGAGTCACCGCGTCGTCGGGCGGCAGGTCGTCGGGGACCGGAGTGTCGTCGGGGACGGACCCTCCGGGCGGCACGGTCACGGGTTGCTGCGCGAGGTCGGCAGGGCGGTGGAGGTGACGTCGCAGCTGACCCGCGTCGTGCCGACCGCGTAGGCGACGAGGACGTCGCCGGCCCAGGCCGAGCACGTCATCGTGCCGTCGCCCTCGTAGTCGGAGGCCGACACCGAGAGGTAGCGCGAGCGCGTGTTGTCGACCGGGAGGGAGACGGCGTAGGGGAGGGTCTGCTTCTCGAGCGTCTGGCTGCCACCGTCGGCGCCGTTGTAGAGCCGGACGTCGGCCACCCGCCCGGCGCCCTGGATCTCGAAGCGCACCGACGACACGTTCGCGCTGAGCCGCGGCACCGGCGTCGGGGTGACGGGCAACGACGTGTTCGGCACGACGGAGGGACGGGTCCGCGAGCCCGAGGGGCCGTCGTCGTCGCCCGACCGGCTGACGAGCACCCCGGTGACGGCGGCGAAGACGACGACCGGGATGAGGAGCACGGCGAGGACGAGCGCGATCATCTTGCCGCCGCTCGGGCGACACCCGGACGGGGCGGTGGGAGGGGCCCAGCCGGGTCGGGGCGGGCCCACGGGCCGGCCGTCCGGACCGGTCACCCCGCCCGTCTGCGGCTCGTACCGGTAGCCGCCCTGGTCTCCCGCCCCCCACGGCGAGGTGGTGCCGCCCGAGGGCGGCCCCTGAGGTGCGGACTGAGGTGCGGACTGTGGTGCGGCCTGTGGTGCGGACTGAGGTGAGGGC
This is a stretch of genomic DNA from Terracoccus luteus. It encodes these proteins:
- a CDS encoding ADP-ribosylglycohydrolase family protein, which translates into the protein MPVSPLVVDRAAGCLLGEACGDALGVPYEMAAPPVGEAVMKGGGLGPYDPGEWSDDTQMTLCVATAAAAGLDLTGPDGLDAVAEAFVAWLAGGATDVGLQTRTVLLDAASLPGRPHEQLTASAEALHARTGHTAGNGALMRTSVVGLFALDDREKTAAAARAVARLTHADDLASDSSVLWSEAIRVAVTEGTLDLAAGLDLVADGNRARWADWLEEATGADPGQFQNNGFTVTALQAAWAAITTTDRGDGSAMHVQRGLQAAVRAGHDTDTVAAVAGSLLGARYGASAIPTQWRRMVHGWPGYRAHDLVEIAVSTVRGGRRPGEWPSVATMVDPDVPSLALPHPIDPDILLGSISDLRRARELGVQAVVSLCPLGLDDVPAEGMSPRDHIEFWFNGDAGDADANPHLDFVLDDASSALRQFRAEGKRVLLHCHTGSSRAPAVALRYAVDLGVAPELAQTSIRSAVPDVRAEGRLWEVAAHGE
- a CDS encoding VOC family protein; translated protein: MAIARYKDLCVDSLDAHALAAFWAPRLGLEAHPHDDGDACLRSPDGDTAVWVNRVPEAPSVKNRLHLDVNAESVEPFVASGAVLLDDSLPWTVMRDPDGQLFCVFTRDQPVTRRLYELVWDVTGDDDAADEVARWWGGLLGSEVQRSGRGFSWAEPVPGAPFESFVYQAVPEAKQGKNRVHVDVTCDAVEGLVAAGARVLRGRGDDIQWTVMSDPWGNEFCAFTDE
- a CDS encoding lipid II:glycine glycyltransferase FemX, whose amino-acid sequence is MTALTSRTGPLTVRPITADEELATLLEVGGSFLQTPSWAASKPDWRRQYLGWFDAEGTRVGAGLVLARPVPRTRRSFAYLPEGPGLPWDEVAKDPAAWFDPLTDWARGAGAFALRVGCPVTSRTWAPDVVKKQIGEGGLLSFTSLPPAFDNPSARALETYLDGAGWTPIGWGTSNAVGQPRFLCIVDLEGRDAPTVLRSMNQQWRRNIKKAEKAGVEVVVRGLEGLDAFYEQYTESAHRDGFFPRPKFYFERIMKAFAADPRVDASFYEANVAGDVLASALMIRVGPTFSYLYGGSTSRNRDARASNALQWKAIRDAIDLGCTAYDFRGFNTSLGATSPLTGLLLFKLGAGADVVEKVGERELVVNRFWHKAFEAAMQGRTLLTTWRKRGQPQSTEAEV
- a CDS encoding TM0106 family RecB-like putative nuclease; this encodes MPDSTHRASAAAAPGRVTGPALSAAAGILAAMQRIDGRLVLSPTDLTKHVACPHVTTLDLEALQGGQRPSTGPDDALNLVFAKGLEHEYAYLAQLRAQGLVVEDIADLDLSGEAAEAATVDAMRRGVDVVYQATFFDGHWVGLADFLLKVELPPGESSVFGGWRYDIADTKLARRLKVPALLQMATYAARLETLQGMPPRWLTVVTGDRERHAWRLVDVAPYARRRRADLEDAVTHPRATESARVEHCGQCRWKERCAQEWVDRDDLIQVAGMRADHRAALVDVGIPTLRALAEAPDEQVARALSTTSRRRLHLQARLQLAERETGQAQYELLPPEPRRGLQLLPEPDAGDVYLDFEGDPWADGGAGREYLAGVWTREGEFTAFWAHDFAQEGRLTADLVDWLTDRWTQHPAMHVYHYAPYETTALKRLVGQHATREAELDQLLRHEVFVDLYAVVRQGVRISKGSYSIKKLEEFYWGTTRSAVEGAAVTDGLSSVVEYERWLAARADDASGDPSTAADEDGILEAIRLYNREDVRSTHALHEWLEQRRDELERDGQVLSRPGTAPVKEIGDNELAEIDLAERLVDADGPTARLLAGLVGWHRREKRPEWWDYFRYKDLETAELVEDATAIGGLGEPEEVGLVRRSRVWRYPFPPQDCRVSIGGYVPDVDTHANVGKVVALDPLEGWIDLSMAKALDPPRPRGIGGPGPVMDQVLRESIARTAELALAGGSNLATRLLDRVVPAAESLRVRDGETPADVVVRVGRVLDGEVLAVQGPPGAGKTWAGSALIRALLDAGLTVGVTAQSHAVVLNLLGEVGRPALHKDGSRGENADTATGSGGASGVEGDDDTTREAPLIDHTTDNAEVVDALASGRVGLVGGTAWLWSREEMTDAVDVLVVDEAGQFSLANAVAVAPAARSLVLLGDPQQLTQPTKAVHPYGSGVSALDHLRTTGEGPTEEVHDVVPSDRGVFLDVTHRMHPDLTAFVSELAYEGRLHAAPGRDRQRVDAPGPVTGHGLRWVPVTSPVERGQDNPEEAEVVAALVDGLLDGTWTDADGDVSPLRLDDVLVVTPYNAQVAALVAALPPGARVGTVDKFQGQQAAVVVYSMASSSAAASPRGVPFLFDLHRLNVAVSRARALAVVVADPGLLDAGVHTPDELRAVNALCRLVDVATEVRVDVPAAGDGDARHSPWAATSHSRPSARTSGTAERIEVWASSGATPRSTA
- a CDS encoding PKD domain-containing protein produces the protein MLPDRPENAPVYQYLSLYDCPQSLPGTISEDASCAHALKDCPPDMVGPYLRIWRQTLVAGEVTEPWVTEGATCAADVAPGARPTLSMADIVQAFKRTPWSKPQVSSQPAGNTTLVNLTTFYKVDWTADGFAPGEVDTSTLLGIRVSIRPRLVGFTYTFGDGSSIGPTTSTGGVYPDGDITHVYREPGSFPVRVNTTFGADFSLDGTEWNPIPATVTVPGPATDVTVREARGVLVSR
- a CDS encoding DUF6318 family protein, with protein sequence MRLRQDRGTLPAALRAVALRPPSVQVHDQGKVMSVSRRMTMACAVAATAAVALSACSGSPPEAATSSQQPSSSSTAPPPTTSTSITTTTAAPTTSSAATVDPVIARIPKAARPKTMQGAEAFASFYVEQLNRAFTTAAPEELTGLFSTSCANCETYFQTAQKFERNRWRHSSASLKIASATASKFSTNSAIVNVFLTQRGVKILDSQDRVVDTTSDAEGAFIISLAFREHWEVQRLQTAKK